One part of the Armatimonadota bacterium genome encodes these proteins:
- a CDS encoding type 1 glutamine amidotransferase domain-containing protein gives MSGNKLENIRVAAIMTDGFEQIEFTSPRDALQAEGAVVHILSPAERLVQGMHHTHMGDKFEVDVPIDQANTEDYDAALIPGGAVNADKLRENKSAQDFLRYMNEQNKPIAVICHGPWLLISAGLVRGRKMTSYHTIKDDLVNAGAIWVDEPAVEDDNFLSSRSPGDLPEFNKHLVNKLAQLEHAHAHLAAEYDLPDY, from the coding sequence ATGTCGGGAAACAAGCTCGAAAACATACGCGTAGCCGCAATTATGACTGACGGCTTCGAACAAATTGAGTTCACAAGCCCGCGAGATGCTCTGCAGGCCGAGGGCGCCGTGGTGCATATTCTTTCACCGGCCGAGCGGCTTGTTCAGGGCATGCATCATACACATATGGGTGATAAATTCGAAGTGGATGTGCCTATAGATCAGGCAAACACAGAGGACTACGATGCCGCACTTATACCAGGAGGGGCAGTTAACGCTGACAAGCTTCGAGAAAACAAATCAGCGCAGGATTTTCTTCGCTATATGAATGAGCAGAACAAGCCCATAGCAGTTATCTGTCATGGGCCATGGCTGCTCATATCGGCTGGGCTTGTTCGAGGGCGAAAGATGACATCGTATCACACCATCAAAGACGACCTGGTTAACGCAGGGGCGATATGGGTCGACGAGCCTGCAGTGGAGGACGACAATTTCCTCTCAAGCCGCAGCCCGGGTGATTTGCCTGAGTTTAATAAGCATCTGGTCAATAAACTGGCACAGCTTGAGCATGCACACGCGCACCTGGCAGCCGAGTATGACTTGCCGGACTATTGA
- a CDS encoding heparinase II/III family protein: MVEWKLSAAGKAKPSARVSEGSINIGQLSRVINMSPRPFVLINERELSVLRRGLTKDGWKRILYLQPADLRHGIYVGAGLLSTANQWLEKEVQIPEPETEMGKSVCDSGTGEVSNDPTRHTQHARLAGAALSLAIVYSIEKDKTYSDKAAQILLMYSEYYRRLGNCRENVRDSSAEAAWAIAMTQAYDLIYYSRSLNENERAAIETQLFRPLANRFRDLEDAGVPGAWHLSAVGVIGLCTKDAQLVAASIDSYRKWISTQIGDGGLLPEHLNAHFSATSALLYFAEACYHGGIDIFSMGSQTRSLKAMFLAPLNLMYPSFRFPAIGNEQFDSFLPLDLYEVAYRRWGDPELSWVLKKGYKFGQDPANNYHLQHPERFSRSGFYAFLFGRDLPGRSAAPLFKSEDYPSLGICTLRSGDDLMATVDYYAHNNHHLSRLGFTLSAGDDVVIADYGTSPLCSSAISEWSQSTAAHNTVMVDEKSQSLAGKSGLTAQCYGTFIQGVECIASNCYPGVSHKRKIIILDRICIIQDNLTGDDEHNYDWLMRCQGIARLHGCAESIEVPKSNTPMIEWKKAYKTSGECRVDWQLSNGVLAAGIWHFGSKGEIALGNCATDTAQNSVPILRCRQQGKEASFLAVLAPMSEADEIFMKRDRNLITLTKKESVEYLYIRGCDDVEKNATQNGLELETDASFAAVRTCDGEIRSMVISEGSWLKWNGKSILECSSQVGCLELVFEERGPQMKYHGEASGMVKIRTNARAMRVNGVRAQAYNTDGYATLRIAGHMIAGEMHPHKN; this comes from the coding sequence ATGGTAGAATGGAAGCTAAGCGCTGCGGGCAAAGCCAAGCCCTCTGCGCGCGTTTCGGAAGGCAGTATTAACATCGGGCAACTGTCGCGAGTAATTAATATGTCTCCGAGACCGTTCGTGCTGATAAACGAACGTGAACTGAGCGTGCTGCGGCGCGGATTGACCAAGGATGGTTGGAAAAGGATCCTCTATCTGCAGCCCGCGGACCTTCGCCATGGCATTTATGTAGGCGCGGGCCTGCTGTCGACAGCAAATCAATGGCTGGAGAAAGAAGTTCAGATCCCAGAGCCCGAAACAGAAATGGGCAAGTCCGTATGCGATAGCGGGACTGGTGAAGTCTCTAATGACCCGACTCGACATACGCAACACGCCCGCCTGGCAGGAGCCGCACTCTCGCTGGCTATTGTCTACAGCATCGAGAAGGACAAAACCTACTCCGACAAAGCCGCCCAAATACTGCTTATGTACAGCGAGTATTATCGGAGGCTCGGCAATTGCCGCGAAAATGTACGGGATTCCAGCGCAGAAGCCGCTTGGGCTATAGCGATGACCCAAGCATATGATCTGATTTACTACTCAAGAAGCCTCAATGAGAACGAAAGAGCAGCAATCGAAACACAGCTTTTCAGGCCGCTTGCAAACCGATTTCGAGACCTCGAAGATGCGGGTGTGCCGGGAGCTTGGCACTTATCCGCAGTCGGCGTGATCGGGCTTTGCACTAAAGATGCTCAATTGGTGGCTGCCTCTATTGACTCCTATAGAAAATGGATATCTACACAAATAGGTGACGGCGGGCTTTTACCGGAACATCTAAATGCTCATTTTAGCGCGACATCCGCACTGTTATATTTTGCCGAGGCTTGTTACCATGGGGGAATCGACATTTTTTCCATGGGTTCGCAGACTCGATCACTCAAAGCAATGTTCCTGGCTCCGCTGAACCTTATGTATCCTTCTTTCCGCTTCCCGGCAATAGGCAATGAACAATTCGACTCATTTCTTCCGCTTGACCTCTATGAAGTGGCTTACAGGCGATGGGGAGACCCGGAACTCTCGTGGGTTCTGAAAAAAGGCTATAAATTTGGTCAGGATCCGGCAAACAACTACCATCTCCAGCATCCCGAGCGCTTCAGCAGGTCGGGTTTTTATGCGTTTTTGTTCGGACGTGACTTGCCGGGCCGTTCGGCAGCTCCGCTGTTCAAAAGCGAAGACTATCCATCGCTGGGAATATGTACATTAAGAAGCGGCGATGACTTGATGGCAACCGTAGATTATTACGCTCACAACAACCATCATCTCAGCAGACTCGGTTTCACACTTTCTGCCGGTGATGATGTAGTGATTGCGGATTACGGCACATCTCCGCTCTGCAGCAGCGCGATTTCCGAGTGGTCGCAAAGCACAGCCGCGCATAATACGGTGATGGTTGATGAGAAATCACAATCTCTTGCAGGTAAAAGCGGACTAACCGCTCAGTGTTACGGCACATTTATTCAAGGGGTCGAGTGTATCGCGAGCAATTGCTACCCAGGCGTAAGTCATAAGCGGAAGATAATAATTCTGGACCGCATTTGCATCATCCAAGACAACCTGACGGGTGATGATGAGCACAACTACGATTGGCTGATGCGCTGTCAGGGTATTGCACGCCTGCATGGCTGCGCGGAATCTATCGAGGTCCCAAAATCAAATACTCCGATGATAGAATGGAAGAAAGCATACAAGACATCCGGCGAATGCAGGGTCGATTGGCAGCTTTCAAATGGCGTTCTTGCCGCCGGAATATGGCACTTCGGAAGTAAAGGTGAGATTGCTCTCGGTAACTGCGCCACCGACACCGCACAAAACAGTGTGCCGATACTGCGCTGCCGCCAGCAGGGAAAAGAAGCGTCTTTTTTGGCAGTGCTGGCGCCGATGTCTGAAGCAGATGAAATATTTATGAAAAGAGACCGGAACCTGATCACGCTGACAAAGAAAGAAAGCGTTGAGTATCTGTATATAAGGGGATGTGACGACGTCGAAAAAAATGCCACTCAAAATGGATTAGAACTGGAAACTGATGCAAGTTTTGCAGCCGTCAGGACATGTGATGGTGAGATCAGGTCTATGGTGATCTCCGAAGGCTCGTGGCTGAAATGGAACGGTAAATCCATACTGGAGTGTTCTTCACAGGTTGGCTGCCTCGAACTGGTATTTGAAGAGAGAGGTCCACAGATGAAATATCACGGCGAGGCCTCCGGCATGGTAAAGATCAGGACCAACGCGCGGGCGATGAGAGTGAACGGTGTGCGAGCACAAGCCTATAATACTGACGGCTACGCCACTCTACGAATAGCCGGGCACATGATTGCCGGTGAAATGCATCCACACAAGAATTAA
- a CDS encoding glycine--tRNA ligase, protein METIVNLCKARGFIFQSSEIYGGLGSTWDYGPLGVELKRNVKEAWWRYMISTRDNVVGLDSAILMHPKVWETSGHVQNFTDPLVDCKQCKQRFRADDLEDVKKCPACGGELTEARQFNCMFKTHMGPLEDSAAVVYMRPETAQGIFVNFTNVQQATRKKLPFGIGQVGKSFRNEITPGNFTFRTREFEQMELEFFCMPGTDDEWFEYWINERKNWYTRLGMKEENMRLRAHDPAELAFYSKGTTDIEYKFPFGWGELEGIANRTNYDLSKHSEGSGKDLTFFDEASGEHVTPFVIEPSAGADRATLAFLLDAYDVEIIPKGEKKDKRTVLRLSKDLAPIKAAVMPLLRNRPEIVETAKKLAHDLQRAFPTMYDDTASIGRLYRRQDEIGTLWCITVDVQTVEEDHQVTIRDRDSMQQIRMPIEGVKQYLRDKLENVDC, encoded by the coding sequence ATGGAGACCATCGTAAACCTGTGCAAGGCGCGCGGGTTTATTTTTCAATCATCTGAGATATACGGCGGGCTGGGCAGCACATGGGACTACGGCCCGCTTGGTGTTGAGCTTAAGCGCAATGTCAAGGAAGCCTGGTGGCGGTATATGATCTCTACCCGCGACAATGTGGTCGGCCTTGACTCCGCTATTCTTATGCACCCAAAAGTCTGGGAGACATCCGGCCATGTGCAAAACTTCACCGATCCGCTGGTCGACTGCAAGCAGTGCAAGCAGCGCTTCCGCGCAGATGACCTCGAAGATGTCAAGAAATGTCCGGCATGCGGCGGCGAGCTTACCGAAGCGCGGCAGTTCAACTGCATGTTTAAGACTCACATGGGACCGCTGGAAGACAGCGCCGCAGTAGTCTATATGCGTCCTGAGACCGCCCAAGGAATATTCGTTAACTTCACCAACGTTCAGCAGGCGACACGCAAGAAGCTGCCGTTCGGAATAGGCCAGGTGGGCAAATCATTCAGAAACGAGATAACCCCGGGCAACTTCACCTTCCGCACACGCGAGTTCGAGCAGATGGAGCTGGAGTTTTTCTGTATGCCCGGCACCGATGACGAGTGGTTCGAATATTGGATCAACGAGCGCAAAAACTGGTATACAAGGCTGGGCATGAAAGAAGAAAACATGCGGCTGCGAGCGCATGATCCGGCTGAGCTTGCGTTCTACTCTAAGGGCACGACCGATATCGAGTATAAATTCCCGTTCGGCTGGGGTGAACTCGAAGGAATCGCCAACCGCACAAATTACGACCTTTCGAAGCACTCTGAAGGATCTGGCAAAGACCTGACTTTCTTCGACGAAGCCAGCGGCGAGCATGTAACTCCGTTCGTTATCGAGCCGTCAGCCGGGGCAGACAGAGCAACCCTGGCGTTCTTGCTGGACGCTTATGATGTGGAAATAATTCCAAAGGGCGAAAAGAAGGACAAGCGCACTGTTTTACGATTAAGCAAAGACCTTGCGCCGATAAAGGCCGCGGTTATGCCGCTTCTGCGTAACAGGCCCGAGATAGTCGAGACGGCAAAGAAACTTGCGCATGACCTGCAGCGCGCCTTCCCGACAATGTATGACGACACAGCCTCCATAGGCAGACTATATCGCCGGCAGGACGAGATCGGCACACTCTGGTGCATAACCGTGGACGTGCAGACAGTCGAGGAAGACCACCAGGTCACCATCCGCGACCGAGACAGTATGCAGCAGATCAGAATGCCCATAGAAGGCGTAAAGCAGTATCTGAGGGATAAATTAGAGAATGTGGACTGCTAA
- a CDS encoding RNA-binding domain-containing protein — MSNPELIALVDRLCNETNETEWLEFKRNRYEPQELGEYISALANGACLAGKPRGYILFGVDDESHNVVDTKFDPHTAKGKGNQSLLIWLRSGLQPNTGFEVHIVNHPNGRIVLFEIHPAWDRPVKFYGKAFIRIGSSKTNLEKHPDKERAIWNRHTDWSAQVCERATIADLDSVAIQMAREQFKIKNPRQIADVDSWDDITFLNKAKLTIQGAISHAAIVLLGKPESAALLSPAVAKISWILKDAHNQELDYEHFGPPFVLAVDKVLSRIRNLTIRTLPSGTLFPQEITQYDPWVIREALHNCIAHQDYSLHGRINIVETSDSILLTNMGSFLPGDIETVICQDAPLEIYRNPVLAEAMVGLNMIDTQGGGIKRMFRTQMQRFFPLPDFDFTEPDRVAVKIQGRIIDEQYTRLLMANGNLDLWQVIQLDRVQKQLPISRDAHRRLKAANLVEGRYPNIIVAALIAKATGQKARYIRDRGFDKKYYLDAILALVNKHGPVDRKDINALLLEKLPEVLTESQKKSKIHNLLAELAREGKIYNTGTRPKPRWQIVKSDDDLSNHNEK; from the coding sequence ATGAGTAATCCCGAACTCATTGCACTCGTTGATCGGCTGTGCAACGAGACAAACGAAACCGAATGGCTGGAGTTCAAGAGAAACCGATATGAACCGCAAGAACTCGGAGAGTACATCTCAGCCTTAGCTAACGGTGCATGTCTGGCGGGAAAACCTCGTGGATATATATTGTTTGGAGTTGATGATGAGTCTCATAATGTAGTAGATACCAAATTTGACCCACACACTGCCAAAGGAAAAGGTAACCAGAGTCTGCTGATTTGGTTAAGAAGTGGATTGCAGCCCAATACCGGTTTTGAAGTTCATATTGTCAATCATCCTAATGGACGCATAGTATTATTTGAAATACACCCAGCTTGGGATCGCCCGGTTAAATTCTATGGGAAGGCATTCATCCGAATTGGCTCAAGTAAAACAAATTTGGAAAAACACCCAGACAAGGAACGAGCTATTTGGAATCGCCATACAGATTGGTCTGCACAGGTCTGCGAAAGGGCAACAATAGCTGATCTTGATTCTGTTGCAATACAGATGGCTCGAGAGCAGTTCAAAATCAAAAACCCTAGACAAATCGCTGATGTTGATAGTTGGGATGATATAACTTTTCTCAACAAGGCTAAGCTTACAATTCAAGGGGCTATCAGTCATGCAGCAATAGTGCTACTTGGGAAACCTGAATCTGCCGCGCTATTATCACCAGCGGTGGCAAAAATATCTTGGATACTGAAAGACGCACACAATCAGGAGTTGGACTATGAACACTTTGGACCACCATTTGTTCTAGCAGTGGACAAGGTGCTTAGCCGTATTCGCAACCTGACTATTCGTACTCTACCTAGTGGTACATTATTTCCGCAAGAAATTACTCAATATGACCCATGGGTAATACGTGAGGCTCTTCATAATTGTATTGCTCATCAGGACTATAGTCTTCACGGTCGAATAAATATCGTGGAGACGTCAGATTCAATTTTGTTAACCAATATGGGCAGTTTCTTGCCTGGAGACATAGAAACAGTTATATGTCAAGATGCGCCGTTAGAAATCTATCGCAACCCGGTCCTAGCTGAGGCGATGGTTGGGTTGAATATGATTGATACACAAGGCGGCGGCATCAAGCGTATGTTCCGAACGCAGATGCAGAGGTTCTTCCCTTTGCCAGATTTTGATTTCACTGAGCCGGATCGAGTGGCTGTCAAAATTCAAGGGAGGATTATCGATGAGCAATATACGCGTTTGTTGATGGCTAATGGAAATCTTGATCTGTGGCAAGTAATCCAGTTGGATCGTGTTCAAAAACAACTTCCAATATCGCGTGATGCACATCGTCGACTGAAAGCTGCAAACCTAGTGGAAGGGCGCTATCCAAACATAATTGTTGCTGCTCTTATTGCAAAAGCCACTGGGCAGAAAGCGCGCTATATTCGCGATAGAGGGTTTGACAAGAAGTATTATCTCGATGCGATTTTGGCTTTGGTAAATAAGCACGGGCCTGTTGACCGTAAAGATATTAATGCTCTGCTTCTGGAGAAGCTGCCTGAAGTACTCACAGAATCTCAGAAGAAATCTAAGATTCATAATTTGCTTGCCGAATTAGCACGTGAGGGAAAAATATACAATACAGGTACTCGACCAAAACCGCGCTGGCAGATAGTTAAAAGCGATGACGATTTATCAAACCATAATGAGAAGTAA
- a CDS encoding deoxyguanosinetriphosphate triphosphohydrolase, giving the protein MNIRETYEQLEKEILSADAILACKSKGRLRPEPQDSVRTCFQRDRDRIIHCKSFRRLKHKTQVFIDPEEDHYRTRLTHTLEVAQIARTISRALRLNEDLTEAIALGHDLGHTPFGHAGEAALDEVIREYVPDASFRHSEQSLRVVDVLENKGKGLNLTYEVRDGILHHSKGNADLVIDSRGPSTFEGRVVKISDRVAYVNHDIDDAIRAGIITEDDLPTDCVEILGRSHSHRIGAMVEDIIYYSAEHKAIGMSEPFRKATNRLKDYLFKHVYGRDVVGIAELKNAGEVLKELFRFYMADPDQLHSAHGESFELNKDTNELARCVCDFISGMTDRYAQKDYTLRFVK; this is encoded by the coding sequence ATGAATATACGCGAAACATACGAACAACTCGAAAAAGAAATACTCTCAGCCGATGCAATACTCGCCTGCAAGTCGAAGGGCAGGCTACGCCCGGAACCGCAGGACAGTGTGCGAACCTGCTTTCAGCGCGACCGTGACAGAATAATACACTGCAAATCATTTCGCAGGCTCAAACACAAGACGCAGGTATTTATTGACCCGGAAGAGGACCACTATCGCACGCGGCTCACTCATACTCTGGAGGTCGCGCAGATTGCCCGCACCATCTCACGCGCGCTCCGCCTCAATGAAGACCTCACTGAAGCAATCGCTCTGGGTCATGACCTCGGTCATACTCCGTTCGGCCATGCCGGTGAAGCTGCGCTTGATGAGGTAATTCGGGAATATGTGCCGGACGCCTCTTTCAGACACTCTGAGCAGAGCCTGAGAGTGGTCGATGTGCTTGAAAACAAGGGCAAGGGGCTTAATCTGACTTACGAGGTCAGAGACGGCATTCTGCACCACTCCAAGGGCAATGCAGACCTTGTGATTGATTCCCGCGGACCCTCCACTTTTGAAGGCAGGGTTGTAAAGATCAGCGACCGTGTAGCGTATGTAAACCATGATATAGACGATGCAATCCGCGCCGGCATTATCACCGAGGATGATCTGCCGACGGATTGTGTCGAAATCCTTGGCAGAAGCCACTCGCACAGGATTGGAGCAATGGTCGAGGATATCATATATTACTCCGCCGAGCACAAAGCCATAGGAATGAGCGAACCATTCCGAAAAGCCACTAACCGCCTCAAGGACTACCTCTTCAAGCATGTTTACGGCCGCGATGTAGTCGGAATCGCTGAGTTAAAAAATGCAGGTGAAGTGCTTAAAGAGCTTTTTCGGTTCTACATGGCCGACCCGGATCAACTGCATTCGGCGCATGGTGAGTCTTTCGAATTGAACAAAGACACTAATGAACTGGCTCGCTGTGTCTGCGACTTCATCTCAGGCATGACCGACCGTTATGCTCAAAAAGATTACACGCTCAGATTTGTTAAGTAA